A single genomic interval of Gemmatimonadota bacterium harbors:
- a CDS encoding aminotransferase class I/II-fold pyridoxal phosphate-dependent enzyme, translating into MRRQTKDSPTENQMRDTSAPALANGLRMPSRVMLDLAARASEALVRRSEQLGRQEAWDGEFRDEHVENLMGDPPEDGQAPEVVLEQVLADFLPLALSLDHPRCFGFVPSSPTWPGVIADFLAAGYNINSCNWLVASGTSQLECVVVDWFRQWLGYPDTAGGLLTSGGSAASVNALVAAREAAGYPESASVYMSDQSHSAQQRAVKIVGIRPEHARIVPSDDRFRIDMGELASMVAEDRAAGLEPIAVCANAGATATGAVDPMEELADFSASEDIWLHVDAAYGGFAVLTERGKRVLRGIDRADSVGLDAHKWFYQPYEAGCLMVRDISTLEKPFAVRPDFLQDALWGSGHPNFWDRGLQMSRSARALKIWMSVQTFGRPSPTGWNSPNVRRNTSTTVPC; encoded by the coding sequence ATGCGTAGACAGACAAAGGACTCTCCAACGGAGAACCAGATGCGGGATACGTCGGCCCCCGCGCTCGCGAACGGTCTCCGGATGCCCAGCCGGGTCATGCTCGACTTGGCCGCCAGGGCATCCGAGGCCCTCGTACGGCGCAGCGAGCAGTTGGGCCGGCAAGAGGCGTGGGATGGCGAGTTTCGTGACGAGCATGTCGAAAACCTCATGGGGGATCCGCCGGAAGACGGCCAGGCGCCCGAGGTGGTTTTGGAGCAGGTCCTGGCCGACTTCCTTCCACTGGCCCTTAGCCTCGACCATCCCCGTTGCTTCGGCTTCGTGCCGTCCTCCCCCACCTGGCCAGGAGTCATCGCGGACTTCCTCGCCGCAGGCTACAACATCAACTCCTGCAATTGGCTCGTGGCGAGCGGCACCAGCCAGCTCGAATGCGTGGTCGTCGACTGGTTTCGCCAATGGCTCGGCTACCCGGACACTGCCGGAGGGCTGCTGACGAGCGGTGGCTCCGCCGCGAGCGTGAACGCGCTCGTGGCCGCGAGGGAAGCCGCCGGATACCCGGAGAGCGCCAGCGTGTACATGAGTGACCAGAGCCACAGTGCGCAACAAAGGGCCGTGAAGATCGTCGGCATCCGCCCGGAACACGCCCGGATCGTGCCGAGCGACGACCGCTTTCGCATCGACATGGGCGAGTTGGCCTCAATGGTGGCGGAGGACCGCGCCGCCGGACTGGAGCCCATCGCGGTGTGCGCCAATGCCGGAGCTACCGCGACCGGAGCGGTCGATCCGATGGAGGAACTGGCTGACTTTTCCGCGTCGGAGGACATCTGGCTGCATGTCGACGCCGCTTACGGAGGGTTCGCGGTCCTGACCGAACGAGGTAAGCGCGTCCTGCGTGGCATCGATCGCGCCGACTCGGTCGGGCTCGACGCCCACAAGTGGTTCTACCAGCCTTACGAAGCGGGCTGTCTCATGGTCAGGGACATCTCGACGCTCGAGAAGCCTTTCGCGGTTCGGCCCGATTTCCTGCAAGACGCGCTGTGGGGCTCAGGTCACCCAAACTTCTGGGACCGCGGCCTCCAGATGAGCCGCTCCGCGCGCGCGCTCAAGATCTGGATGTCGGTGCAGACGTTCGGGAGGCCATCTCCAACGGGATGGAATTCGCCGAACGTGCGCAGGAATACATCGACGACAGTCCCGTGCTGA
- a CDS encoding carbonic anhydrase family protein gives MVCLAGVQNACQPSPPEHADLREEPVAEHASEAGSGQIHWTYDGETGAGRWGGLDSSFAVCAEGAQQSPVDLASPIPAGAEDMDIRWQPSEARVADNGHTVQVDMAAGSSITLEGRQFSLLQFHFHLPSEHAVDGGGFPMEVHFVHQAEEGDLAVVGVFMDTGESHPAIERIWGAAPGSGEPSATLPELDPRTLLPEESGYFRYAGSLTTPPCSEVVSWVVMTEPISVSPAQADAFAARHPMNARPVQALNRRFILLRR, from the coding sequence ATGGTCTGCCTCGCTGGTGTGCAGAATGCCTGCCAACCGAGCCCTCCGGAGCACGCGGACTTACGGGAAGAGCCGGTCGCAGAGCACGCGTCCGAGGCCGGAAGCGGCCAGATTCACTGGACATATGACGGTGAGACGGGTGCCGGGCGATGGGGCGGGCTGGACTCGTCCTTTGCCGTTTGTGCCGAAGGTGCGCAGCAGTCTCCGGTGGATCTGGCGAGTCCGATCCCGGCAGGCGCAGAAGACATGGACATCCGATGGCAGCCCTCCGAGGCGCGCGTGGCGGACAACGGGCATACCGTCCAGGTCGACATGGCCGCAGGGAGTTCGATCACCTTGGAAGGCCGGCAGTTCTCGCTCCTGCAGTTCCACTTCCATCTTCCCAGCGAGCATGCGGTCGACGGAGGCGGTTTTCCCATGGAGGTGCATTTCGTGCATCAGGCCGAGGAGGGGGATCTCGCGGTGGTCGGGGTATTCATGGACACCGGCGAGAGCCATCCGGCCATCGAGAGAATATGGGGCGCGGCCCCTGGATCCGGCGAGCCGTCCGCGACCCTCCCGGAACTGGACCCGCGCACCCTCTTGCCCGAGGAATCGGGCTATTTCCGCTACGCCGGTTCCCTGACCACTCCTCCCTGTTCCGAAGTGGTAAGTTGGGTGGTGATGACCGAGCCGATTTCAGTCTCCCCGGCTCAGGCCGACGCCTTCGCGGCCCGGCATCCCATGAACGCTCGCCCCGTTCAGGCGCTTAACCGACGATTCATTCTGTTGCGACGGTAG
- a CDS encoding Ig-like domain-containing protein yields the protein MTKVRSPVSSPTYPRSRRTHPRRPLAPLDLLFALSFAACGDAGPTTPSGGTPAAIEIVAGGAQRAVQGLSLEERIVVRVLDTANRPVPGASVEFEASHAGRADSASTVTDADGRASAVWVLGPDAGLQELVVAADPAGIRVSAEALDLEAELDALFRAATRAEIDAVRWDWAGREAPVEEVRVEHEEDFPLGRTDARLRIVSHKVTGFRHYGAIITPDGAETESLPILVYLHGGENGVSTDEARIFAFGLGEELVGGFVYVLPSYRSETLHHGEARWVSEGPASPWDYDADDVIALVNVALATTPEAKPDAYRIIGGSRGGAVAKLTGIRDPRVERIVSFFGPTDFFDDWVRDIVREAALRMPRDLTGVAHFDSTVVQPYVRGEISLAQARMELARRSSVLFVADIPPLQVHHGTIDEVVSVSQAESMRRAMESIGRVRPDFELHIYEGGGHDFLSLRDAIPRAAEFLTRGLGSVVAGSLRHARHSPRRPVAKPSRDVSGYRLLEPASWPGPQAAIKKPDVSALFR from the coding sequence ATGACGAAGGTGCGCTCACCGGTGTCCAGCCCTACCTACCCACGGTCCAGGCGGACGCACCCTCGCCGACCTCTCGCACCGCTCGACCTCCTGTTCGCCCTCTCGTTCGCCGCCTGCGGCGACGCCGGGCCCACCACACCCTCCGGCGGCACCCCCGCCGCTATCGAGATCGTGGCCGGCGGAGCTCAGCGTGCCGTTCAAGGGCTTTCGCTCGAAGAGCGCATCGTCGTACGTGTGCTGGACACCGCGAACCGTCCCGTTCCGGGAGCCTCGGTCGAGTTTGAGGCCTCGCACGCCGGACGCGCCGACTCGGCCTCCACGGTTACCGATGCCGACGGGCGCGCCTCCGCCGTATGGGTCCTGGGTCCGGACGCGGGCCTTCAGGAGCTCGTGGTCGCGGCAGACCCGGCCGGCATTCGCGTCTCGGCCGAAGCGCTCGACCTGGAAGCGGAGCTCGATGCCTTGTTCAGGGCGGCCACCCGGGCCGAAATTGACGCAGTTCGTTGGGATTGGGCTGGACGCGAAGCCCCGGTCGAAGAGGTCCGGGTGGAGCACGAGGAGGACTTCCCTCTGGGCCGGACCGACGCGCGACTGCGAATTGTGTCCCACAAGGTCACCGGCTTCCGCCACTACGGTGCGATCATCACTCCGGACGGGGCCGAAACGGAGAGCCTGCCGATCCTGGTCTACCTCCACGGGGGCGAGAACGGCGTGTCCACCGACGAAGCGCGGATCTTCGCGTTCGGACTCGGGGAAGAGCTCGTGGGCGGGTTCGTCTACGTGCTGCCGTCCTACCGCAGCGAGACGCTCCACCACGGCGAGGCCCGATGGGTATCCGAAGGGCCCGCGAGCCCGTGGGATTACGATGCGGACGACGTGATCGCGCTGGTCAACGTCGCCCTGGCGACCACGCCGGAGGCGAAGCCCGACGCATACCGCATCATCGGCGGCAGCCGCGGGGGCGCGGTGGCGAAGCTCACGGGGATCCGGGACCCGCGAGTCGAACGTATCGTCAGCTTCTTCGGACCGACCGACTTCTTCGACGACTGGGTGCGCGATATCGTCCGTGAAGCTGCGCTGCGCATGCCCCGAGACCTGACCGGCGTCGCCCACTTCGACTCGACCGTGGTGCAGCCCTACGTTCGTGGAGAGATCTCCCTCGCCCAGGCTCGAATGGAGCTGGCGCGCCGGTCTTCGGTCCTGTTCGTCGCTGACATTCCGCCTCTCCAGGTCCACCACGGCACGATCGACGAGGTCGTATCCGTCTCGCAGGCCGAATCGATGAGGCGCGCGATGGAGTCCATCGGTCGGGTTCGCCCGGACTTCGAGCTCCACATCTACGAGGGGGGAGGCCACGACTTCCTGTCGTTGCGGGACGCGATCCCACGCGCCGCGGAGTTTTTGACGCGAGGACTGGGGTCGGTGGTGGCGGGCTCCCTAAGACACGCGCGCCACTCTCCCAGGCGGCCCGTCGCGAAGCCTAGCCGCGACGTATCCGGCTATCGACTGCTCGAGCCAGCCTCCTGGCCCGGGCCGCAGGCGGCGATCAAGAAACCCGATGTGTCCGCCCTGTTTCGTTAA
- a CDS encoding sodium:alanine symporter family protein, whose amino-acid sequence MVAWADRWIVQIGPSINGETVPLMVILLLGVGFYLTVRTGFVQISRLGHGFGVTTGRYDDPDDPGDVSHFQALTTALSATVGIGNIAGVALAIHYGGPGALFWMWVTAVLGMATKYSEVTLAQKYRITDENGTVAGGPMYYIERGLGSRWKPVAIFFAVMLGLTAFLTGNAVQANTVADQINTTFGTPVELVGLLTATVVGLVILGGISRIGRVTSILAPVMAAIYVAGALLIILFNLGAVPGAFASIFAEAFNPKAGIAGVGTGVFLVTLMWGVRRGLFSNEAGQGSAPIAHAAAKTDEPVSEGVVALLEPFIDTIVICTLTGLVIVMTGSHTARFPTEITLGGGDVSYVVESDGGRVTAGEAPAQIGFANGAQVEGVGASLAWHEVAVETIYVDEDQTMPFTGIFYPDRGEAVSANGTVHTSLYGDAVESGAPLTAQAFRNGLSPLGDWGHYIVLVGVLLFGVSTAVAWSYYGDRCAYYLLGAKAVVPYKWLFLIAHFGGAAGTLAVVWALGDLMLAIVIWPNLIALFMLAPVVVKETKSYFERRPWAR is encoded by the coding sequence ATGGTCGCATGGGCGGACCGCTGGATCGTGCAGATCGGCCCGTCGATAAACGGCGAGACCGTGCCGCTGATGGTGATCCTCCTGCTCGGTGTCGGCTTCTACCTGACCGTACGTACCGGCTTCGTCCAGATCTCCCGCCTCGGTCACGGCTTCGGCGTCACGACCGGGAGGTACGACGACCCCGACGATCCCGGAGACGTCTCTCACTTCCAGGCCCTGACCACGGCGCTTTCGGCGACGGTCGGCATCGGCAACATCGCCGGCGTGGCGCTCGCCATCCACTACGGGGGACCGGGAGCCCTCTTCTGGATGTGGGTCACGGCGGTCCTCGGCATGGCGACCAAGTATTCGGAGGTAACGCTGGCCCAGAAGTACAGGATCACCGACGAGAACGGGACGGTCGCCGGCGGTCCCATGTACTACATCGAGCGCGGTCTGGGATCGAGGTGGAAGCCGGTGGCGATATTCTTCGCGGTGATGCTCGGACTGACCGCCTTCCTCACCGGCAACGCGGTCCAGGCTAACACGGTCGCCGACCAGATCAACACCACCTTCGGAACTCCCGTGGAACTCGTCGGCCTCCTCACCGCCACTGTCGTAGGTTTGGTGATCCTGGGCGGCATCTCGCGCATCGGTCGGGTGACGTCCATTCTCGCTCCGGTCATGGCCGCGATCTACGTCGCCGGGGCTCTGCTCATCATCCTCTTCAATCTCGGCGCGGTGCCGGGCGCGTTCGCTTCCATCTTCGCCGAGGCCTTCAACCCGAAGGCGGGCATCGCGGGCGTGGGCACCGGCGTCTTCCTCGTCACCCTCATGTGGGGCGTGCGGCGCGGCCTCTTCTCGAACGAAGCCGGCCAGGGCTCGGCGCCCATCGCGCACGCGGCCGCCAAGACCGACGAGCCCGTCTCGGAGGGCGTGGTGGCGTTGCTGGAGCCGTTCATCGACACTATCGTCATCTGCACGCTCACCGGGTTGGTGATCGTCATGACCGGGTCGCACACCGCTCGCTTCCCGACCGAGATCACCCTGGGCGGCGGCGATGTCTCCTACGTGGTCGAGAGCGACGGCGGCCGCGTCACGGCCGGCGAGGCGCCCGCTCAGATCGGCTTCGCGAACGGAGCGCAGGTGGAGGGAGTCGGAGCGAGCCTGGCCTGGCACGAGGTCGCCGTCGAGACGATCTACGTCGACGAGGACCAGACCATGCCTTTCACCGGCATCTTCTACCCGGATCGCGGCGAGGCGGTCTCCGCGAACGGAACCGTCCACACCTCCCTCTACGGAGACGCCGTGGAGAGCGGGGCCCCGCTTACCGCACAGGCGTTCAGAAACGGACTGAGTCCGCTGGGCGACTGGGGGCACTACATCGTCCTCGTGGGCGTCCTACTCTTCGGCGTCTCGACAGCCGTCGCGTGGAGCTACTACGGCGACCGCTGCGCATACTACCTGCTGGGCGCGAAGGCGGTCGTGCCGTACAAATGGCTCTTCCTCATCGCCCATTTCGGAGGCGCAGCGGGTACCCTGGCGGTGGTCTGGGCGCTCGGCGATCTCATGCTGGCCATCGTCATCTGGCCCAACCTGATAGCGCTCTTCATGCTGGCGCCGGTGGTTGTTAAGGAGACGAAGAGCTACTTCGAGAGGAGACCCTGGGCAAGGTAG
- a CDS encoding adenosylhomocysteinase: protein MSERATLAAPRRRGRGPTPEEAPSSYRVADLSLAEWGRHEIRLAEKEMPGLVAARERYAPSKPLAGFKVGGSLHMTVQTAVLIETLVELGADVRWASCNIFSTQDHAAAAAVVGLRGSETAPAGVPVFAWKGETLEEYWSCTEEMLTWPDGSGPDLLVDDGGDATLLLHAGVKSELEGEPPVEDLDSETELGVVARLLARTLISDPGKWRRVAGSVRGVSEETTTGVHRLYAMAETGELLFPAINVNDSVTKSKFDNLYGCRHSLVDGLNRATDVMLSGKLAVVCGYGDVGKGCAQALRGQGARVAVTEIDPICALQAAMEGYRVVRLAEVLDEGDIFITATGNRDVITAEHMARMKDQAVIANIGHFDNEIDMAGLAAIDGVVKTEIKPEYHEWSFPDGHSVLILAEGRLMNLGCATGHPSFVMSASFTNQVLAQIELATNPAAYPRPEVYVLPKHLDEEVARLHLDKVGARLTELTDEQARYLAVPREGPFKPDWYRY from the coding sequence ATGAGCGAGAGAGCGACTTTGGCCGCGCCCCGCCGCAGAGGTCGGGGTCCCACGCCTGAGGAGGCCCCCTCCTCCTACCGGGTCGCGGATCTCTCCCTGGCGGAGTGGGGCCGCCACGAGATCAGGCTGGCGGAAAAGGAGATGCCCGGGCTCGTGGCCGCCCGCGAACGCTACGCGCCTTCGAAGCCGCTGGCGGGTTTCAAGGTGGGCGGCTCGCTCCACATGACCGTGCAGACCGCCGTGCTCATCGAGACTCTGGTCGAGCTCGGGGCCGATGTGCGTTGGGCGTCCTGCAACATCTTCTCGACCCAGGACCACGCGGCGGCGGCGGCGGTGGTCGGGCTGCGCGGCAGCGAGACCGCCCCGGCAGGCGTCCCCGTCTTCGCCTGGAAGGGCGAGACCCTGGAGGAGTACTGGAGCTGCACGGAAGAGATGCTGACCTGGCCGGACGGCTCAGGTCCCGATCTCCTCGTGGACGACGGCGGCGACGCCACCCTTCTCCTACACGCGGGCGTGAAGAGCGAGCTCGAGGGCGAGCCGCCTGTGGAAGATCTCGACAGCGAAACGGAACTCGGCGTGGTCGCCCGTCTGCTGGCGCGCACACTTATCAGCGATCCGGGCAAGTGGAGGCGCGTCGCAGGCTCCGTGCGCGGAGTCAGCGAGGAGACCACCACCGGGGTCCACCGCCTTTACGCGATGGCCGAGACCGGAGAGCTTCTCTTTCCCGCGATCAACGTCAACGACTCGGTTACGAAGTCGAAGTTCGACAACCTCTACGGCTGCCGGCACTCGCTCGTGGACGGCCTCAACCGCGCCACCGACGTCATGCTCTCCGGCAAGCTCGCGGTCGTCTGCGGTTACGGTGATGTGGGGAAGGGATGCGCACAGGCGCTCAGAGGGCAGGGCGCCAGGGTCGCCGTTACCGAAATCGATCCCATCTGCGCGCTCCAGGCTGCGATGGAGGGCTACCGGGTGGTCCGCCTGGCGGAAGTGCTCGACGAGGGCGATATCTTCATCACCGCCACCGGCAACCGCGACGTGATCACCGCCGAACACATGGCGCGGATGAAGGACCAGGCCGTGATCGCGAACATCGGCCACTTCGACAACGAAATCGACATGGCCGGACTCGCGGCGATCGACGGCGTCGTCAAGACCGAGATCAAACCCGAGTACCACGAATGGAGCTTCCCCGACGGCCACTCGGTACTGATTCTGGCGGAAGGGCGTCTGATGAACCTGGGTTGCGCGACCGGTCACCCCAGCTTCGTCATGTCGGCCAGCTTCACCAACCAGGTGCTCGCGCAGATCGAGCTGGCCACCAACCCGGCGGCCTATCCGCGCCCGGAGGTCTACGTCCTGCCCAAGCACCTCGACGAGGAGGTTGCGCGTCTGCATCTCGACAAGGTGGGCGCTCGCCTCACCGAGCTCACCGACGAGCAGGCCCGATACCTCGCCGTTCCCAGGGAAGGACCCTTCAAGCCCGACTGGTACAGGTACTGA
- a CDS encoding NAD-dependent succinate-semialdehyde dehydrogenase: MPRPPGLDHRPESFDLVFRAVDPSTGRTISEHPLASPTEVERRIARAQRAYEDWSRGGFAYRARFLGELARLLRRERGRLSRLMAVEMGKPVTQGVGEIDKCADCCDYYADNAAAMLNAVEAPTAATRSYWCYRPIGPVLGIMPWNFPFWQVVRFAAPTLALGNSVVVKHAPSVPGCALALARLFQEADFPEGVYTNLFCDDETTGSLIADPRIRAVSLTGSVRAGRAVAAKAGRAVKKCVLELGGSDPAIVLEDADLGHAVEAVTWGRMRNAGQSCIAVKRIIVLDKVRDSFEAALASRLREMRLGDPLEPTTDIGPMARIDLRDELHKQVSDSVAKGARPRLGGGPPDPRGAWYPTTLLAEVGPGMAAYEEELFGPVAVTIGARDEEDAVSIANDTDFGLGASVFTSDLERGERIARERLEAGNCFVNRAVESVVNLPFGGIKESGYGRELSPLGITEFANVKTVYVE, encoded by the coding sequence ATGCCGCGTCCTCCTGGTCTCGATCACCGTCCTGAGAGCTTCGATCTCGTGTTCAGGGCGGTAGACCCAAGCACGGGCAGGACGATTTCGGAACATCCGCTTGCTAGCCCGACCGAGGTCGAGCGGCGCATCGCTCGGGCGCAACGGGCCTATGAGGACTGGAGCCGGGGTGGGTTCGCCTATCGCGCGAGGTTTCTCGGCGAGCTCGCACGCCTTCTGCGGAGGGAGCGCGGCCGGCTCTCGCGACTCATGGCGGTCGAGATGGGAAAACCGGTGACTCAGGGCGTAGGTGAGATCGACAAGTGCGCCGACTGCTGCGACTACTACGCCGACAACGCAGCGGCGATGCTCAATGCCGTCGAAGCGCCGACCGCAGCGACAAGGAGCTATTGGTGCTACCGTCCCATCGGTCCCGTCCTCGGCATCATGCCTTGGAACTTCCCGTTCTGGCAGGTGGTGCGCTTTGCGGCGCCGACCCTCGCCCTCGGCAACTCCGTGGTCGTCAAGCACGCTCCGTCCGTGCCCGGCTGCGCCCTCGCGCTTGCTCGTCTTTTTCAGGAAGCGGACTTTCCCGAGGGCGTCTACACCAACCTCTTCTGCGACGACGAGACGACCGGTTCGCTCATCGCGGACCCCAGAATCAGAGCCGTGAGTCTGACGGGCAGCGTACGGGCCGGCCGGGCCGTCGCCGCCAAGGCCGGGCGGGCGGTGAAGAAGTGCGTGCTGGAGCTGGGCGGGAGCGATCCCGCCATCGTGCTCGAGGACGCCGACCTGGGCCACGCGGTGGAAGCTGTGACCTGGGGACGAATGCGCAACGCCGGGCAGAGCTGCATCGCTGTCAAGCGGATCATCGTGCTCGACAAGGTGCGCGACAGCTTCGAGGCCGCGCTGGCGTCCCGCCTTCGTGAGATGCGCCTGGGCGATCCGCTCGAGCCGACCACCGATATCGGACCCATGGCGCGGATCGATCTGCGAGACGAGCTGCACAAGCAGGTGTCGGATTCGGTCGCGAAGGGCGCCCGTCCGCGGTTGGGCGGTGGACCGCCGGACCCGCGCGGCGCCTGGTATCCGACCACGCTCCTCGCCGAGGTCGGGCCGGGCATGGCCGCCTACGAGGAGGAGCTCTTCGGACCGGTCGCGGTCACCATCGGCGCGCGAGACGAGGAAGACGCCGTCAGCATCGCTAACGACACCGATTTCGGTCTGGGGGCGTCGGTATTCACCAGCGACCTGGAGCGCGGCGAGCGCATCGCCCGCGAACGGCTCGAAGCCGGCAATTGCTTCGTCAACCGGGCTGTGGAATCGGTTGTGAACCTTCCCTTCGGCGGCATCAAGGAGAGCGGCTACGGAAGAGAGCTCTCGCCGCTGGGGATCACCGAGTTCGCCAACGTGAAGACGGTCTACGTGGAGTAG
- a CDS encoding DegV family EDD domain-containing protein, whose amino-acid sequence MRISYLDGPRLRRTLLAASAHAQESRRELNRINVFPVPDGDTGTNLALTLRSVEAHLRRFASPSVSDVARRAAEGAVIGARGNCGMMLAHFLNGFAASLEGDERAQALKVAHALKRGSANLYAALDKPVEGTMLTVVREAAEVAVASRAEDIADLMEEVLAEARASLARTPDLLPVLKKAGVVDAGATGLVRLLEGAVGFIDGSVEAAVGSGAGRAFGPEEESAAVADALPEQTGAAAVEYPSDSERYRYCTEGMVRGAGLPSERDVRDVLRAMGDSIMVIRAGSVLKVHIHSDDPEGIFGYLGKLGDLVTRKAEDMHLQHATVRAAGGHGTGLARRPVAVVTDTAADLPPEVISAHGIHVTPLLLIGSDRTYRDGIDLTSEEFHLRLAEETGRLPTTSQPTPGDFRTILAQAAEDGETVIAVLLGSTLSGTMQSALAAADLLDTPVLVADSLGASLLEGLMVLRACECAEAGWKPREIVREVEEVRTSSGIILYVETLRRLVASGRVSPHQARIAGLLGLKPIVEIDRDGKVASAGRGIGRRHARSQMFRILSKRLAGRGQKRVRFGVVHVGVPEVISEVTREIRERYGEDTEVLASPATPTLSTHVGLGAWGIAWSVDDGPPPLRDAV is encoded by the coding sequence ATGAGAATCAGCTATCTGGATGGCCCGAGGCTGCGTCGCACCCTCCTGGCTGCCAGCGCTCACGCTCAGGAGAGCCGCCGCGAGCTCAATCGGATCAACGTCTTCCCGGTACCCGACGGCGACACCGGCACCAACCTCGCCCTCACCCTTCGTTCGGTCGAGGCTCATCTGCGCCGCTTCGCATCCCCGTCGGTGTCGGATGTGGCTCGCCGGGCGGCCGAGGGAGCGGTCATCGGCGCCCGCGGCAACTGCGGGATGATGCTCGCGCACTTCCTCAACGGCTTCGCCGCTTCCCTCGAGGGCGACGAACGGGCGCAGGCCCTCAAGGTAGCGCACGCTCTCAAGCGAGGGTCGGCCAACCTCTACGCGGCGCTCGACAAACCGGTCGAAGGCACCATGCTCACCGTGGTGCGCGAGGCTGCGGAGGTCGCGGTCGCTTCGCGGGCGGAGGATATCGCCGACCTTATGGAGGAGGTGCTCGCCGAGGCGAGGGCGTCTCTGGCAAGGACTCCCGATCTCCTGCCGGTGCTTAAGAAGGCCGGTGTCGTGGACGCCGGAGCCACGGGCCTGGTCAGGCTCCTCGAAGGAGCGGTCGGGTTCATCGACGGAAGCGTGGAGGCCGCCGTCGGTTCGGGCGCCGGCCGGGCGTTCGGGCCGGAAGAGGAGAGCGCCGCGGTCGCGGATGCGCTTCCGGAACAGACCGGCGCGGCGGCCGTCGAGTATCCGTCCGACAGCGAGCGTTACCGGTACTGCACGGAAGGGATGGTGCGCGGCGCCGGGTTGCCTTCCGAGCGCGATGTCCGGGATGTTCTGCGTGCCATGGGCGACTCGATTATGGTGATCCGCGCGGGCTCGGTGCTCAAGGTTCACATACACTCCGACGACCCTGAAGGAATCTTCGGTTACCTCGGCAAGCTGGGCGACCTCGTCACCCGCAAGGCGGAGGACATGCACCTTCAGCACGCCACCGTCCGCGCCGCCGGCGGGCACGGGACGGGGCTCGCCCGCCGCCCTGTGGCGGTGGTGACCGACACCGCCGCCGATCTGCCGCCCGAGGTGATCTCGGCGCACGGCATCCATGTGACGCCGCTGCTGCTCATCGGTTCCGACAGGACCTACCGGGACGGCATCGACCTCACCTCGGAAGAGTTCCACCTGCGACTGGCGGAAGAGACCGGAAGGCTCCCGACCACCAGCCAGCCCACCCCGGGAGACTTCAGAACCATCCTCGCACAGGCGGCCGAGGACGGCGAGACCGTCATCGCGGTCTTGCTCGGCTCGACGCTCTCGGGAACGATGCAGTCGGCCTTAGCGGCCGCCGATCTCCTGGACACGCCGGTTCTGGTGGCCGATTCGCTCGGCGCGAGCCTGCTGGAGGGGTTGATGGTGCTGCGCGCATGCGAGTGCGCCGAAGCCGGGTGGAAGCCTCGCGAGATCGTGCGCGAGGTCGAGGAGGTGCGCACCAGCTCCGGGATAATTCTCTACGTCGAGACGCTCAGGCGGCTGGTGGCGTCGGGTCGGGTCAGCCCTCACCAGGCGCGTATCGCCGGCCTGCTGGGTCTGAAGCCGATAGTCGAGATCGACCGGGACGGCAAGGTCGCGTCGGCCGGCCGGGGCATCGGGAGACGCCACGCCCGTTCGCAGATGTTCAGGATCCTGTCGAAGCGGCTGGCAGGCAGGGGCCAGAAGCGGGTCCGGTTCGGCGTGGTCCACGTGGGGGTGCCGGAAGTGATCTCCGAGGTGACCCGCGAGATCCGCGAACGGTACGGCGAGGACACCGAGGTTCTGGCGTCGCCGGCTACGCCTACGCTCTCGACACATGTCGGTCTCGGGGCCTGGGGCATCGCCTGGTCGGTGGACGACGGTCCGCCACCGCTCCGCGACGCGGTTTGA